A genome region from Halorussus pelagicus includes the following:
- a CDS encoding pyridoxal phosphate-dependent aminotransferase codes for MVSERATRTTPFAAMDVLERANRMDDVVHLEVGEPDFDTPTAVTDAAVAALRAGETGYTSSKGKPELRRAIADYYDRRYGVDVSPERIVVTSGSSPALLLAFSALVDPGDEVVLTDPYYACYPNFVRQTGGRISTVPLSADDGFRPRADAFARTVSPETEALLLNSPANPTGAVLSGSTLAELVDLADAADATVISDEVYHGLTYDGEDHTILEYTDDAFVIDGFSKRFAMTGWRLGWMVAPPEYVGHVNRIAQNTLICAPNFVQSGGVAALDEVGSDFLGDVRDTYRERRDYLVSEVEDWGLSMGYTPGGAYYLLVDVSDLPGDAFDAADFFLEEAGVAMTPGPDFGSNAEECLRVSYANSAERLAEASERIQRALESLELSTAD; via the coding sequence ATGGTTTCGGAGCGCGCGACCCGGACGACCCCGTTCGCCGCGATGGACGTACTCGAACGGGCAAACCGCATGGACGACGTGGTACATCTCGAAGTGGGCGAACCCGACTTCGACACGCCAACAGCAGTCACCGACGCGGCAGTCGCGGCGCTCCGGGCGGGCGAAACCGGCTACACCTCCTCGAAGGGGAAACCGGAACTGCGCCGAGCTATCGCCGACTACTACGACCGGCGCTACGGCGTGGACGTGTCGCCCGAGCGCATCGTCGTTACCTCGGGGTCCTCGCCCGCGCTCCTACTCGCGTTCTCCGCGCTGGTAGACCCCGGCGACGAGGTGGTGCTGACCGACCCCTACTACGCCTGCTACCCGAACTTCGTCCGCCAGACCGGCGGGCGCATCTCGACGGTTCCGCTGTCTGCCGACGACGGATTCCGTCCGCGCGCGGACGCCTTCGCGCGCACGGTCAGCCCCGAGACGGAAGCACTCCTGCTCAACTCGCCCGCGAACCCGACCGGCGCGGTGCTTTCCGGGTCAACGCTCGCCGAACTCGTTGACCTCGCCGACGCCGCGGACGCCACCGTCATCTCCGACGAGGTGTACCACGGCCTGACCTACGACGGCGAGGACCACACCATCTTGGAGTACACCGACGACGCATTCGTGATAGACGGCTTCTCCAAGCGATTCGCCATGACCGGATGGCGGCTCGGGTGGATGGTCGCGCCGCCGGAGTACGTGGGCCACGTCAACCGCATCGCCCAGAACACGCTCATCTGCGCACCGAACTTCGTCCAGTCGGGCGGCGTCGCGGCGTTAGACGAGGTCGGCAGCGACTTCCTCGGCGACGTGCGCGACACCTATCGGGAGCGCCGCGACTACCTCGTGAGCGAAGTCGAGGACTGGGGACTGAGCATGGGGTATACGCCCGGTGGCGCGTACTACCTGCTCGTGGACGTGAGCGACCTGCCGGGGGATGCCTTCGACGCCGCGGACTTCTTCCTCGAAGAGGCGGGCGTGGCGATGACGCCCGGCCCGGACTTCGGGTCCAACGCCGAGGAGTGTCTACGAGTCTCCTACGCCAACAGCGCCGAGCGACTGGCCGAGGCCTCCGAGCGCATCCAGCGCGCGCTGGAGAGCCTCGAACTCTCGACGGCAGACTGA
- a CDS encoding SRPBCC family protein — protein MATYQREVRVDAPLDEVWTFHSRIDGLEALTPDWMHLRVETIRGPDGSKRGDDAVLESGTAVRMSMQPFGVGPRQRWTTRITRRQEGDGTAVFTDVMEDGPFPEWHHTHYFYADGDDRTLLRDRVEYRLPVVGDLFGPLGWVGFEPMFRDRHRRTKRILED, from the coding sequence ATGGCTACCTACCAGCGCGAAGTCCGGGTCGATGCGCCGCTCGACGAGGTGTGGACGTTTCACTCCCGAATCGACGGACTAGAGGCGCTCACGCCCGACTGGATGCATCTCCGAGTCGAGACCATTCGCGGCCCGGACGGGAGCAAGCGCGGCGACGACGCGGTGTTAGAGTCCGGCACGGCGGTCCGGATGTCGATGCAACCGTTCGGCGTCGGTCCGCGCCAGCGCTGGACCACGCGAATCACCCGCCGCCAAGAGGGCGACGGCACCGCCGTCTTCACGGACGTGATGGAGGACGGGCCGTTTCCGGAGTGGCACCACACGCACTACTTCTACGCCGACGGCGACGACCGGACGCTCCTTCGAGACCGGGTGGAGTACCGACTCCCCGTGGTCGGCGACCTGTTCGGCCCGCTCGGCTGGGTCGGTTTCGAGCCGATGTTCCGGGACCGCCACCGCCGGACGAAGCGGATTCTGGAGGACTGA
- a CDS encoding tripartite tricarboxylate transporter permease translates to MEASGVRVGLSVGPSAAALAFVFGGVALGTLSGLTPGLHVNNLALLLASVAPAVPGPPRLVGAAILAAGVVHSFLDAVPAMALGVPDAAMAATALPAHRLVIAGRGREAIRLSALGSGLAVALAVPLAVPVTRGMTVAYPVVRAHLPVVLGVVVAFLLLTEGSIRAFWGGMAGFTGSATLGYATLDLTPAAPLDAGGMLTPLFAGLFGAPVLLEALSGSGVPEQDDATIAVSRRTVGLTAAAGSLAGAAVGYLPGVSSAVAAVIALALVPGSTDARGFVVATSGVNTANTIFALFALSALGTPRTGVMVALREANAPVNLPLLLVTAAIAGLAGFLLVLGVGDRYLRTVGAIDQLRLSVGVLALLVGLSWLFAGGVGVAVFGVATLVGLVPARFGARRVHLMGVLLGPLMVGV, encoded by the coding sequence ATGGAGGCGTCCGGCGTCCGCGTCGGCCTGTCGGTCGGTCCCTCAGCCGCGGCGCTCGCGTTCGTCTTCGGCGGGGTCGCGCTCGGGACGCTGAGCGGACTCACGCCCGGCCTGCACGTCAACAACCTCGCGCTCCTGCTGGCGTCGGTCGCGCCCGCGGTGCCCGGTCCGCCGCGACTCGTCGGCGCGGCGATACTCGCGGCCGGAGTGGTTCACTCGTTTCTCGACGCCGTGCCCGCGATGGCGCTCGGGGTGCCAGACGCCGCGATGGCCGCGACCGCGCTCCCGGCCCACAGACTCGTCATCGCGGGCCGAGGGCGAGAAGCGATTCGGCTCTCGGCGCTCGGGAGCGGTCTCGCGGTCGCGCTGGCGGTCCCGCTCGCGGTGCCGGTCACGCGCGGGATGACGGTCGCCTACCCCGTCGTGCGCGCGCACCTCCCGGTGGTTCTCGGCGTCGTCGTCGCGTTCCTCCTGCTGACCGAAGGTTCGATTCGGGCGTTTTGGGGCGGCATGGCGGGGTTCACGGGGAGCGCGACGCTCGGGTACGCGACTCTCGATTTGACCCCCGCCGCGCCCCTCGACGCGGGCGGGATGCTCACGCCCCTGTTCGCGGGCCTGTTCGGCGCGCCGGTCCTGCTGGAGGCGCTGTCGGGGTCGGGCGTCCCCGAGCAGGACGACGCGACGATTGCGGTCTCCCGGCGGACGGTCGGCCTGACCGCGGCGGCCGGAAGCCTCGCCGGAGCGGCCGTCGGCTACCTGCCGGGCGTTTCCTCGGCCGTCGCCGCGGTGATAGCGCTCGCGCTGGTGCCCGGTTCGACCGACGCCCGCGGATTCGTCGTGGCGACCAGCGGCGTCAACACCGCCAACACGATATTCGCGCTCTTTGCATTATCGGCGCTCGGCACGCCCCGGACCGGCGTGATGGTCGCGCTCCGGGAGGCGAACGCGCCGGTGAACCTACCGCTCCTGCTCGTCACGGCCGCGATTGCGGGTCTCGCGGGCTTTCTGCTCGTCCTCGGCGTCGGCGACCGCTACCTCCGGACGGTCGGCGCTATCGACCAGTTGCGCCTCTCGGTCGGCGTCCTCGCGCTATTGGTCGGACTGAGTTGGCTGTTCGCGGGCGGGGTCGGCGTCGCCGTCTTCGGCGTCGCCACGCTCGTCGGTCTCGTTCCGGCGCGGTTCGGTGCCCGGCGCGTCCACCTGATGGGGGTGTTACTCGGACCGCTGATGGTGGGCGTGTGA
- a CDS encoding DUF420 domain-containing protein, whose translation MATSTAKRRVKDNPRAATAALSVLGYVLVLGTFAGILPIYPELERATVDLLSHAIAVVNTFALTSIVLGVLWIRRGEVRKHRAAMLTAFTLIMLFLVIYLVKIGGGGEKQIAATGPVYYAYLVMLAIHIVLSAVSVPVVVHAVVLGLTHTPSELRDTAHAKVGRIAVAAWGLSLALGIVTYVMLNHIYGVEEYVMALAPLVAIRR comes from the coding sequence ATGGCTACTTCGACTGCGAAGCGGCGGGTCAAGGACAACCCACGGGCCGCAACTGCGGCCCTCTCGGTACTCGGTTACGTCCTCGTCCTCGGAACGTTCGCGGGCATCCTGCCCATCTATCCGGAACTCGAACGCGCGACGGTGGACCTGCTCAGTCACGCCATCGCGGTCGTGAACACCTTCGCGCTGACTTCCATCGTCCTCGGCGTGCTGTGGATTCGCCGCGGCGAGGTTCGCAAACACCGGGCCGCGATGTTGACCGCGTTCACGCTCATCATGCTGTTTCTCGTCATCTACCTCGTGAAAATCGGGGGCGGCGGCGAGAAGCAAATCGCGGCGACCGGCCCGGTCTACTACGCCTACCTCGTGATGCTCGCCATCCACATCGTCCTCTCGGCGGTGTCGGTGCCGGTGGTCGTCCACGCGGTGGTCCTCGGTCTCACCCACACCCCGTCGGAACTCCGGGACACCGCCCACGCGAAGGTCGGCCGAATCGCCGTCGCAGCGTGGGGTCTGAGTCTCGCGCTCGGCATCGTGACCTACGTCATGCTCAACCACATCTACGGCGTCGAGGAGTACGTGATGGCGTTGGCACCGCTCGTCGCCATTCGGCGATGA
- a CDS encoding fructosamine kinase family protein, with translation MSEGARSPRLGARVADALETPVESVTELDGGEVGRVARVTLADGRTVAAKTGETPLGVEAFMLDVLADRGLPVPEVLYRGDDLLVLEYVEGDSEIIPVVERDAARHLAALHGERPAERDGASDEAAGKYGFPRDTLTGPYRQPNPWTDSWVAFFRDRRLRHFARKAREAGVLPAKLGDRLDALAGDLDSLLPDDPPPALIHGDVWANNILAADGRVRAFLDPACYFGHAEVELAYVAFAGSFGDAFFETYDEARGIDPGFDEGRRAIYQLVPLLEHLLYFEDDRYAAKIADHLTDLGY, from the coding sequence ATGAGCGAGGGCGCTCGGTCTCCACGCCTCGGCGCGCGCGTCGCCGACGCGCTCGAAACTCCGGTCGAGTCCGTCACCGAACTCGACGGCGGCGAGGTCGGGCGCGTCGCCCGCGTGACTCTCGCCGACGGCCGGACCGTCGCGGCCAAGACTGGCGAGACGCCCCTCGGCGTGGAGGCGTTCATGCTCGACGTTCTGGCGGACCGCGGCCTCCCGGTCCCCGAGGTGTTGTATCGCGGCGACGACCTGCTGGTCTTGGAGTACGTTGAGGGCGACAGTGAGATTATCCCGGTCGTCGAGCGCGACGCGGCCCGCCACCTCGCGGCGCTCCACGGAGAGCGCCCGGCCGAACGGGACGGAGCGAGCGACGAAGCGGCGGGGAAGTACGGCTTTCCGCGCGACACCCTGACCGGTCCGTACCGCCAACCGAACCCGTGGACCGACTCGTGGGTCGCGTTCTTCCGGGACCGGCGACTCCGCCATTTCGCGCGGAAGGCCCGCGAGGCGGGCGTCCTCCCGGCAAAACTCGGCGATAGACTCGACGCGCTCGCGGGCGACCTCGACTCGTTGCTCCCCGATGACCCGCCGCCCGCGCTGATACACGGCGACGTGTGGGCGAACAACATCCTCGCCGCCGACGGGCGGGTCCGGGCATTTCTCGACCCGGCGTGTTACTTCGGCCACGCCGAGGTGGAACTCGCGTACGTCGCGTTCGCGGGGTCGTTCGGCGACGCCTTCTTCGAGACCTACGACGAAGCGCGGGGCATCGACCCCGGATTCGACGAGGGTCGGCGCGCGATTTACCAGTTGGTTCCCCTGCTCGAACACCTGCTCTACTTCGAGGACGACCGCTACGCCGCGAAAATCGCGGACCATCTCACCGACCTCGGCTACTGA
- a CDS encoding ABC transporter permease, protein MTASGRVRAEASAAWRSFTRRRTAVFFTFFFPVILILIFAVLVQTNPGGGLFAQPPGYYLPGYLAVVVLFTPLSRVGSEVARHREGNRFEKLATTPLSRAEWLLAHTLVNVAIIGIAGLLILGLMALVTGTASLALGPANLALVAVFVAFAVALFCGLGAVLGGLADSQDGVIAASNAIALPLLFLSDTFVTPDLLPAWFRPAMNLSPLTYFARGVRELTYVPTGSEIVLPAVTFGESWEVNLAVLAALTLVFFAAGTYAIPRTD, encoded by the coding sequence ATGACCGCGAGCGGTCGCGTCCGCGCGGAGGCCAGCGCGGCGTGGCGGTCGTTCACTCGGCGGCGGACCGCGGTGTTCTTCACGTTCTTCTTCCCGGTCATCCTCATCCTCATCTTCGCGGTGCTGGTCCAGACGAATCCGGGCGGCGGCCTGTTCGCCCAACCGCCGGGCTACTACCTGCCGGGGTATCTCGCGGTCGTGGTGCTGTTCACGCCGCTCTCGCGGGTCGGGTCCGAAGTCGCGCGCCACCGCGAGGGCAACCGCTTCGAGAAACTGGCGACGACGCCGCTGTCGCGCGCCGAGTGGTTGCTCGCCCACACGCTGGTCAACGTCGCCATCATCGGCATCGCGGGCCTGCTCATCCTCGGGTTGATGGCGCTGGTGACCGGCACCGCGTCGCTGGCGCTCGGCCCGGCGAATCTGGCGCTCGTCGCCGTCTTCGTCGCGTTCGCCGTCGCGCTGTTCTGCGGTCTCGGCGCGGTGCTGGGCGGACTGGCCGACTCCCAAGACGGCGTCATCGCCGCGAGCAACGCCATCGCGCTCCCCCTGCTGTTCCTCTCGGACACGTTCGTCACGCCCGACCTGCTCCCGGCGTGGTTCCGACCCGCCATGAACCTCTCGCCGCTGACGTACTTCGCTCGCGGGGTCCGAGAACTGACCTACGTGCCGACGGGGAGCGAAATCGTGCTTCCGGCCGTCACCTTCGGCGAGTCGTGGGAGGTCAACCTCGCGGTCCTCGCGGCCCTCACGCTCGTCTTCTTCGCCGCCGGGACCTACGCGATTCCGCGGACGGACTGA
- a CDS encoding ABC transporter ATP-binding protein, with product MTEPLVAEGLTKSYGDTAALDGVSLSVGEGEVFGLIGPNGAGKTTLVRALTGTTEPDSGSVSVFGTDPASADRQRIGLLPQAFDPPERLTARELVAYYAGLYDEARDPETVLSEVGLDATDETWYENLSGGQQRRTCVGTALVNDPDLLFLDEPTTGIDPAGRRALWNLVEDLTNRGTTVFLTTHSMEEAERLADRVGLLADGELAAVGSPSDLVAEYGGRTRIVVETDDGTGTDAQSDADAGTDSASAADALADTDFEVETSEGRLVVTGVLPEDIGEVVAALNDGGVAYESLTWTEPDLEDAFLRLTGRSVAGGEGVALGRAESETDDWSDDGETAVAGGER from the coding sequence ATGACCGAGCCACTGGTCGCCGAGGGCCTGACGAAGTCCTACGGCGACACCGCGGCGCTTGATGGCGTCTCGCTGTCGGTCGGCGAGGGCGAGGTGTTCGGACTCATCGGTCCCAACGGCGCGGGCAAGACCACGCTTGTCCGGGCGCTGACGGGGACGACGGAACCGGACTCGGGGTCGGTATCGGTGTTCGGCACCGACCCAGCATCGGCCGACCGCCAGCGCATCGGCCTGCTCCCCCAAGCGTTCGACCCGCCCGAGCGGTTGACCGCCCGCGAACTGGTCGCGTACTACGCCGGACTGTACGACGAGGCGCGCGACCCCGAGACCGTCCTCTCGGAGGTCGGTCTCGACGCCACTGACGAGACGTGGTACGAGAACCTCTCGGGCGGCCAACAGCGCCGGACCTGCGTCGGGACGGCGTTGGTCAACGACCCGGACCTCCTCTTTCTGGACGAACCGACCACGGGCATCGACCCGGCCGGGCGGCGAGCGCTCTGGAATCTGGTGGAGGACCTCACGAACAGAGGCACCACTGTCTTCCTCACGACGCACTCGATGGAGGAGGCCGAACGACTCGCAGACCGGGTGGGCCTGCTCGCCGACGGCGAACTCGCCGCGGTCGGGTCTCCCTCCGACCTCGTGGCCGAGTACGGCGGCCGGACCCGAATCGTGGTCGAGACCGACGACGGCACGGGGACGGACGCCCAGAGCGACGCCGACGCCGGAACCGACTCGGCGAGCGCGGCCGACGCGCTCGCGGACACCGACTTCGAGGTCGAGACCAGCGAGGGCCGCCTCGTCGTGACGGGCGTCCTGCCCGAGGACATCGGCGAGGTTGTCGCGGCGCTGAACGACGGCGGGGTCGCCTACGAGTCGCTGACGTGGACCGAACCGGACCTCGAAGACGCCTTCCTCCGGTTGACCGGGCGCTCGGTCGCGGGCGGCGAGGGCGTCGCGCTCGGGCGGGCCGAGAGCGAGACGGACGACTGGTCCGACGACGGCGAAACCGCGGTCGCGGGAGGCGAGCGATGA
- a CDS encoding DUF7546 family protein, producing MTRTLDVSIDRLRPSFDTLLWVGLALNTELILTFAYLLLADVTITEWRYLVFPFVWLNLSAWALVRTKPSADSPRARYVGATIAVGYFLLLASVGGLLKPGLLFHSHAGGSAGAHTHPSGFRIAWLPPGWGPALLYSGELVQATLMPYKLVGYLTLAYLVYDTVLETAGSAVSGLIGLVSCVSCTWPVVATLAAGVAGSGTAVAAAASEWSYTLGTAAFALTVVLLRWRPSIGTFR from the coding sequence ATGACACGGACTCTCGACGTTTCGATTGACCGACTCCGGCCGAGTTTCGACACCCTGCTGTGGGTGGGACTCGCCCTCAACACCGAACTCATCCTCACGTTCGCGTACCTCCTGCTCGCGGACGTGACCATCACCGAGTGGCGGTATCTCGTCTTCCCGTTCGTCTGGCTCAATCTCAGCGCGTGGGCGCTCGTCCGGACGAAGCCGTCGGCGGACTCGCCCCGCGCTCGCTACGTCGGCGCGACGATTGCCGTCGGCTACTTCCTCCTGCTGGCCTCCGTCGGCGGCCTGCTCAAGCCGGGACTGCTCTTTCACAGTCACGCCGGAGGCTCGGCGGGCGCACACACCCATCCCTCCGGGTTCCGAATCGCGTGGCTCCCACCCGGTTGGGGACCGGCCCTGCTGTACTCGGGCGAACTCGTGCAGGCGACCCTGATGCCGTACAAGCTTGTCGGCTACCTGACGCTGGCGTATCTCGTCTACGACACGGTGCTGGAGACCGCGGGGTCGGCGGTGTCGGGGCTGATCGGACTGGTCTCCTGTGTGAGTTGCACATGGCCCGTCGTCGCCACGCTCGCGGCCGGAGTCGCCGGAAGCGGGACCGCGGTCGCGGCCGCGGCGAGCGAGTGGTCGTACACGCTCGGTACCGCCGCGTTCGCCCTGACGGTCGTTCTGCTTCGCTGGCGGCCGTCCATCGGAACGTTCCGGTAA
- the cyoE gene encoding heme o synthase, producing the protein MLAGTAIGVYLLVVVGATTALTDAAAACPTWPACNGQWLVPLDQPKLAVAWGHRVAALGVALALAATTILAWRVDTDRRVRTSLAVAALLYPAQVGLGAFAATTATPAVLSAVHLVVGMAIFGGIILALAWTLEPETFDEPTGVEDPEEMPDAEDHPERPNPAAVPDGFVARAKRTGFAYFRLMKPRLMWLLCLVASAAMALAAGPTDLGVRTVVATLTGGVLSIGASGTFNHVLERDVDKKMNRTADRPAATDQIPVRNAVVFGLVLTVLSLAAFLTVNVLAAVLGLFAILFYSVVYTLLLKPNTVQNTVIGGFAGALPALIGGAAATGEIGLPAIVLAGVIFLWTPAHFYNLALAYKDDYARGGFPMMPVVRGEAVTRKHILLYLGATLLAAGLLSAVTTLGWLYAATSVTFGAVFLWTVIRLHYERTEEAAFRSFHASNAYLGALLLAVVADALAF; encoded by the coding sequence ATGCTCGCTGGTACCGCAATCGGCGTCTATCTACTGGTGGTCGTCGGTGCAACCACGGCGCTGACGGACGCCGCGGCCGCCTGTCCGACGTGGCCCGCGTGTAACGGCCAGTGGCTCGTCCCGCTCGACCAGCCGAAACTCGCGGTCGCGTGGGGCCACCGAGTCGCCGCGCTCGGCGTCGCGCTCGCGCTCGCGGCGACCACGATACTCGCGTGGCGCGTCGATACCGACCGCCGCGTCCGAACCTCACTCGCCGTCGCCGCGTTGCTTTACCCGGCGCAGGTCGGTCTCGGCGCGTTCGCCGCGACCACCGCCACCCCGGCGGTGCTGTCGGCGGTCCACCTCGTCGTCGGCATGGCCATCTTTGGCGGCATCATTCTCGCGCTGGCGTGGACGCTCGAACCCGAAACGTTCGACGAACCGACCGGCGTCGAGGACCCCGAGGAGATGCCCGACGCCGAGGACCATCCCGAGCGCCCGAATCCGGCCGCGGTCCCGGACGGATTCGTCGCCCGCGCCAAGCGCACCGGGTTCGCGTACTTCCGACTGATGAAACCCCGGCTGATGTGGCTACTCTGTCTGGTCGCCTCGGCCGCGATGGCGCTGGCGGCCGGTCCCACCGACCTCGGGGTGAGGACGGTCGTCGCCACCCTCACCGGCGGGGTCCTCTCTATCGGCGCGTCGGGCACGTTCAACCACGTCCTCGAACGCGACGTGGACAAGAAGATGAACCGGACCGCCGACCGGCCCGCGGCGACCGACCAGATTCCGGTCCGCAACGCCGTCGTCTTCGGTCTCGTGCTGACAGTGCTCTCGCTGGCCGCGTTCCTGACGGTCAACGTGCTGGCGGCCGTACTCGGGCTGTTCGCCATCCTGTTCTACAGCGTGGTCTACACGCTCCTTCTGAAGCCCAACACGGTCCAGAACACCGTCATCGGCGGATTCGCCGGGGCGCTCCCGGCGCTCATCGGCGGGGCCGCCGCGACGGGCGAAATCGGCCTGCCCGCAATCGTACTCGCCGGAGTCATCTTCCTTTGGACGCCTGCGCACTTCTACAACCTCGCGCTGGCGTACAAGGACGACTACGCCCGCGGCGGATTCCCAATGATGCCCGTCGTCCGCGGCGAGGCCGTTACTCGCAAGCACATCCTGCTGTACCTCGGGGCGACCCTGCTGGCGGCGGGGTTGCTCTCGGCGGTCACGACGCTCGGGTGGCTCTACGCCGCGACCAGCGTGACGTTCGGTGCGGTCTTCCTCTGGACGGTTATCCGTCTCCACTACGAGCGGACCGAAGAGGCCGCGTTCCGGTCGTTCCACGCCTCGAACGCCTATCTGGGCGCGCTCCTGCTGGCGGTCGTCGCCGACGCGCTCGCGTTCTGA
- the coxB gene encoding cytochrome c oxidase subunit II has translation MSSKRTAFATLLGVAALALFADPVMAQGYDSTTEELIRSLNTQLLYMAIPITVLVEGILIYTVWKYRNNDDPKPTKENRRLEISWTIATALVLLVVGYASYGVMANEYVSNAEGAYEPSEEAVEVEVVGQKYLWNFNYEGENVSATGTLVLPEGQNVYLNITSTDWLHAFHVPELGLKQDALPGQHNMIKTKITETGTYQLYCAEYCGVGHSKMLGEVEVVSQQEYQDWLDDQQGNSSS, from the coding sequence ATGAGTTCCAAGCGGACAGCGTTCGCAACGCTACTGGGGGTCGCGGCGCTCGCCCTGTTCGCCGACCCGGTGATGGCGCAGGGGTACGATTCGACGACCGAGGAACTGATTCGGTCGCTCAACACCCAGTTGCTGTACATGGCGATTCCCATCACGGTGCTGGTTGAGGGTATCCTCATCTACACCGTGTGGAAGTACCGCAACAACGACGACCCCAAGCCCACCAAGGAGAACCGTCGCCTCGAAATATCGTGGACCATCGCCACCGCGCTGGTCCTGCTGGTCGTCGGTTACGCCTCCTACGGCGTGATGGCCAACGAGTACGTCTCGAACGCCGAGGGAGCGTACGAACCGAGCGAGGAAGCCGTCGAAGTGGAAGTCGTCGGCCAGAAGTACCTCTGGAACTTCAACTACGAGGGCGAGAACGTCTCGGCGACCGGTACGCTCGTCCTGCCTGAGGGGCAGAACGTGTATCTCAACATCACTTCCACGGACTGGCTTCACGCGTTCCACGTACCCGAACTCGGGTTAAAACAGGACGCCCTCCCCGGTCAGCACAACATGATTAAGACGAAGATAACCGAGACCGGGACGTATCAGCTCTACTGTGCGGAATACTGTGGCGTCGGTCACTCGAAGATGCTCGGTGAAGTCGAAGTCGTCTCCCAGCAGGAGTATCAGGACTGGCTGGACGACCAGCAGGGCAACAGTTCGAGCTAA
- a CDS encoding cytochrome c oxidase subunit 3, whose translation MTVADDSTEEHGHHLPAVEDWPRGFGEASWWPFITALGGAGIYIGAALFLLAQGQDPIVNPLYGPVAFVGSIGLFLVGLYGWVYHAFVSAFWSSDGHGGSGLRWGMVLFLGSEVATFSAGFVYYFFIRAGTWSTEEFPELVGSLVLVNTALLVLSSITLHWGHIQLRKGNRQNFLVGLASTLLLGVVFIGGQVYEYYEFIQHEGFTVGTGIFGSAFYGLTGLHGLHVSMGAVLIGIVFIRALYGQYTADRHVSVTTVSMYWHFVDAVWIFLVVVLYVGAEVSF comes from the coding sequence ATGACAGTAGCGGACGATTCAACAGAAGAGCACGGCCATCACCTCCCGGCCGTCGAGGACTGGCCCCGCGGCTTCGGCGAGGCGAGTTGGTGGCCCTTCATCACCGCGCTCGGCGGTGCGGGCATCTACATCGGTGCCGCACTATTCTTGCTCGCCCAAGGACAGGACCCGATAGTCAACCCGCTCTACGGTCCCGTGGCGTTCGTGGGGTCGATTGGTCTCTTCCTCGTCGGACTGTACGGTTGGGTGTACCACGCCTTCGTCTCGGCGTTCTGGTCGAGCGACGGTCACGGCGGCAGCGGACTCAGATGGGGCATGGTACTGTTCCTCGGGTCCGAAGTAGCGACGTTCAGCGCCGGGTTCGTCTACTACTTCTTCATCCGCGCGGGGACGTGGTCCACCGAAGAGTTCCCGGAACTGGTCGGGTCGCTGGTACTGGTCAACACCGCGCTGCTGGTGCTGTCGAGTATCACGCTCCACTGGGGCCACATCCAACTCCGGAAGGGTAACCGCCAGAACTTCCTCGTCGGTCTGGCCTCGACGCTGCTGCTCGGCGTCGTCTTCATCGGCGGACAGGTCTACGAGTATTACGAGTTCATCCAGCACGAGGGCTTCACGGTCGGAACGGGCATCTTCGGAAGCGCGTTCTACGGGCTGACCGGCCTGCACGGTCTCCACGTCTCGATGGGCGCGGTCCTCATCGGCATCGTGTTCATCCGCGCGCTCTACGGACAGTACACCGCCGACCGCCACGTCTCGGTCACGACGGTCTCGATGTACTGGCACTTCGTGGACGCGGTCTGGATATTCCTCGTCGTCGTGCTGTACGTCGGCGCGGAAGTCTCGTTCTAA